From one Vicia villosa cultivar HV-30 ecotype Madison, WI unplaced genomic scaffold, Vvil1.0 ctg.000891F_1_1, whole genome shotgun sequence genomic stretch:
- the LOC131631959 gene encoding mitogen-activated protein kinase 15-like, with the protein MHPDQRKKSSVEVDFFTEYGEGSRYKIEEVIGKGSYGVVCSAFDTHTGEKVAIKKINDIFEHVSDATRILREIKLLRLLRHPDIVEIKHILLPPSRREFKDIYVVFELMESDLHQVIKANDDLTPEHYQFFLYQLLRGLKYIHTANVFHRDLKPKNILANADCKLKICDFGLARVAFNDTPTAIFWTDYVATRWYRAPELCGSFFSKYTPAIDIWSIGCIFAELLTGKPLFPGKNVVHQLDIMTDFLGTPSPDAIARVRNEKARRYLSSMRKKKPVPFAHKFPNTDPLALRLLERMLAFEAKDRPTAEEALADPYFKGLAKVEREPSAQPVTKMEFEFERRRITKEDVRELIYREILEYHPKMLKEFLEGSEPTGFMYPSAVDLFKKQFAYLEEHYGKGGTVAPPERQHASSLPRACVLYSDDTMQNTAEVAEDLSKCCIKEVEKPPVDRSSDILPMTRLPLHTPQNVQGLAARPGKVVGSAMHYNNCGVAAETEQRRVVKNASVSNQYAASSYPRRNPNYKSERIEDDGIEVSNGMQPKPQYIARKVAAAQGGSGSQWY; encoded by the exons ATGCATCCTGATCAGAGGAAAAAG TCATCGGTGGAGGTAGATTTCTTTACTGAATATGGTGAAGGGAGCAGATACAAAATAGAGGAAGTGATTGGTAAAGGAAGTTACGGTGTTGTTTGCTCTGCGTTTGATACACACACTGGAGAAAAGGTTGCTATAAAGAAAATCAATGACATATTTGAACATGTATCTGACGCGACTCGCATTCTTCGTGAGATTAAGCTTCTTAGACTTTTACGTCATCCGGATATTGTAGAGATCAAACATATTTTGTTGCCTCCTTCAAGAAGGGAGTTCAAAGATATATACGTTGTTTTTGAACTCATGGAATCTGATTTACATCAGGTCATCAAAGCAAATGATGACCTGACACCGGAGCATTACCAGTTTTTCCTCTATCAGCTTCTACGAGGCTTGAAGTATATACACACAG CAAATGTTTTTCACCGAGATTTAAAGCCAAAAAACATTTTGGCGAATGCTGACTGCAAACTGAAGATTTGTGACTTTGGTCTTGCCAGAGTAGCTTTTAATGATACACCCACTGCTATATTCTGGACA GATTATGTTGCAACAAGGTGGTATAGGGCTCCTGAGTTGTGTGGATCTTTTTTCTCCAAG TACACACCGGCTATAGACATATGGAGCATTGGCTGCATATTTGCAGAACTTTTAACCGGAAAACCTCTTTTCCCCGGGAAGAATGTTGTCCATCAATTGGATATCATGACTGATTTTCTTGGAACACCATCTCCTGATGCCATTGCAAGG GTACGGAATGAGAAAGCTCGGAGATACTTGAGCAGCATGCGTAAGAAGAAACCAGTTCCTTTTGCGCATAAATTTCCTAATACAGACCCCCTTGCTCTACGGCTGTTAGAAAGAATGCTGGCATTTGAGGCTAAGGATCGGCCTACTGCTGAAGAG GCTCTAGCAGATCCTTATTTTAAAGGCTTGGCCAAGGTCGAGAGAGAACCTTCTGCTCAGCCAGTTACTAAGATGGAATTTGAATTTGAGAGGCGGAGGATAACAAAGGAAGATGTAAGAGAGCTTATATACCGAGAAATATTGGAGTACCATCCGAAGATGTTAAAGGAATTTCTAGAGGGATCAGAGCCAACGGGTTTCATGTATCCAAG TGCTGTAGACCTTTTCAAGAAGCAATTTGCATATCTTGAGGAGCATTACGGAAAAGGGGGAACTGTTGCTCCACCTGAGCGGCAACATGCGTCTTCGTTGCCTAG AGCGTGTGTGTTGTATTCTGATGACACGATGCAGAATACGGCTGAGGTTGCAGAGGATCTATCCAAATGTTGCATCAAAGAAGTTGAGAAACCGCCTGTAGATAGGAGTAGTGATATTCTTCCAATGACCCGGCTTCCTTTACACACTCCTCAAAACGTTCAAG GTCTTGCTGCAAGGCCTGGAAAAGTTGTTGGTTCTGCAATGCATTATAACAACTGTGGGGTGGCAGCAGAAACTGAACAACGGAGGGTGGTTAAGAATGCATCTGTTTCGAATCAGTATGCTGCTTCAAGCTATCCGCGGAGAAATCCGAACTATAAAAGCGAGAGGATAGAAGATGACGGGATTGAAGTTTCTAACGGGATGCAACCAAAACCTCAATACATAGCTAGGAAAGTTGCTGCTGCTCAAGGCGGATCAGGTAGCCAGTGGTATTGA